From a region of the Spelaeicoccus albus genome:
- a CDS encoding HAD family hydrolase, which yields MPEELAAVLWDMDGTLVDTEPYWIKEESRMVAEYGHGRWNNDDAMSLVGNPLLTSAELIRQRGGVDLAPERIVDMLLDSVIEQVHEHVPYRPGAYELLLALRDEGIPCALVTMSYRNFAEAVVESLPDGSFRAIVPGDEVSRGKPDPEPYLTAAAALGVRPEQCVALEDSKPGIGAAEAAGACTVAVPHMVPIDDAPSRTVLPTLDGVTPADLRRIFAASRSSKV from the coding sequence ATGCCTGAAGAACTTGCCGCCGTCCTCTGGGACATGGACGGGACCCTTGTTGATACCGAACCGTATTGGATCAAGGAAGAATCACGGATGGTGGCCGAGTACGGGCACGGCCGGTGGAACAACGACGACGCCATGTCGTTGGTCGGTAATCCGTTACTGACATCCGCGGAACTCATTCGGCAGCGCGGCGGGGTCGACCTCGCGCCGGAACGGATAGTCGATATGCTCCTGGACTCGGTGATCGAGCAGGTCCACGAGCACGTGCCGTATCGTCCGGGCGCCTACGAGTTGCTGCTGGCTCTGCGCGACGAGGGTATCCCGTGCGCTCTCGTCACGATGTCCTACCGCAATTTCGCCGAGGCAGTCGTCGAATCGTTACCGGACGGCAGCTTCCGCGCCATCGTCCCGGGCGACGAAGTGTCTCGCGGCAAGCCCGACCCCGAGCCCTATCTCACGGCCGCCGCGGCGCTCGGCGTCCGGCCGGAGCAGTGCGTGGCGTTGGAGGACTCCAAGCCCGGCATCGGCGCAGCCGAGGCCGCGGGAGCTTGTACCGTCGCGGTACCGCATATGGTGCCGATCGACGACGCCCCGTCGCGCACCGTGCTGCCGACGCTCGACGGCGTCACGCCGGCCGACCTGCGCCGCATCTTTGCGGCGTCCCGATCATCGAAAGTCTGA
- a CDS encoding PAC2 family protein, translating to MEDQTSGADQPAIPLITETGRAHARAEGAERDTVMIVAFEGWNDAGNAASAAVSDLCEYWDAEEITELDSDVFYDFQFTRPVVGRDADGVSSITWPGTRVFKASVKGQDLDAVIVLGVEPSFRWHRFVDTILSHGSSAAGIILVGALLADVPHSRPIPVSVSSENAELRETLDIEVNHYEGPTGVIGILSHEASVRGIPAVSVWAAVPSYVAAPPSPKAQLAITSKIEELLSVSIPQNELIEDARAWERGVNELAEEDEDVAAYIHQLEQVQDTADLPEASGEAIAREFEKYLRRNPPDGPKR from the coding sequence ATGGAGGATCAAACATCCGGTGCCGACCAGCCGGCGATACCGCTCATCACGGAGACCGGCCGGGCGCATGCGCGTGCCGAGGGCGCCGAACGCGACACGGTCATGATCGTCGCGTTCGAGGGATGGAACGATGCCGGAAACGCCGCAAGCGCGGCGGTGTCGGACTTGTGCGAATACTGGGACGCCGAAGAGATCACGGAGCTCGATTCGGACGTGTTCTACGATTTCCAGTTCACGAGGCCCGTGGTCGGACGCGACGCCGACGGGGTTTCGTCAATCACGTGGCCGGGCACCAGGGTGTTCAAAGCGTCCGTGAAAGGCCAAGACCTCGACGCCGTCATTGTGTTGGGAGTCGAACCGTCATTTCGGTGGCACCGGTTCGTCGACACCATTTTGAGCCACGGCAGCAGCGCGGCAGGAATTATCCTTGTCGGCGCGCTCTTGGCCGACGTGCCGCACAGCCGGCCCATCCCGGTCTCGGTCAGCAGCGAGAACGCCGAATTGCGCGAGACACTCGATATCGAGGTGAACCATTACGAGGGCCCGACCGGCGTCATCGGCATTTTGTCCCATGAGGCATCCGTGCGTGGAATTCCCGCGGTGTCGGTGTGGGCCGCCGTCCCGAGCTATGTGGCGGCGCCGCCGTCACCGAAAGCCCAGCTGGCGATCACGTCCAAGATCGAGGAACTCCTTTCGGTGTCGATTCCGCAAAACGAGCTCATTGAGGATGCGCGCGCCTGGGAACGAGGCGTCAACGAACTGGCTGAAGAGGACGAGGACGTCGCGGCGTACATCCACCAACTCGAACAAGTGCAGGACACCGCGGACTTACCGGAGGCATCCGGCGAGGCGATCGCCCGGGAGTTCGAGAAATACCTGCGCCGCAACCCGCCCGATGGTCCGAAACGGTAG
- the mshC gene encoding cysteine--1-D-myo-inosityl 2-amino-2-deoxy-alpha-D-glucopyranoside ligase, whose protein sequence is MKSWPAPDVPSLPDTGRTPRLYDSSSRSMRHSPAAGSDALLYVCGITPYDATHLGHAATYVAFDVLQRVWLDAGFDVSYVQNITDVDDPLLERAHETGIDWRDLAESQIELFRTDMAALRVLPPRDYIGAVESIPLVVDAVQKLLDDGFAYRVDGGDVYYRVDKPITPPFGTVSGLDASNMRELFAERGGDPEREGKENPLDALVWRTARPDEPSWPGGRLGAGRPGWHIECAAIAMHYLGPTVSVQGGGSDLVFPHHEMCAAHATALSDRPFADNYVHAGMVGLDGEKMSKSLGNLVLVSSLRAEGVDPAAIRLLILANHYRTDWSFTREGLKDAEARLARWKDAVDGHSCGPAAPTVSRLRERLADDLDTPAALDAVDRWAASTGGTPADGPAMCTAVDALLGIRL, encoded by the coding sequence ATGAAATCATGGCCTGCCCCCGATGTGCCCTCGCTGCCCGACACGGGGCGAACTCCTCGGCTTTACGACTCGTCATCCCGGTCGATGCGCCACTCTCCGGCAGCCGGGTCGGATGCACTGCTGTACGTGTGCGGCATTACGCCGTACGACGCCACGCACCTCGGCCACGCCGCCACGTATGTGGCGTTCGACGTGCTTCAACGCGTATGGCTCGACGCGGGATTCGACGTGTCCTATGTGCAGAACATCACCGACGTCGACGATCCGCTGCTCGAACGAGCCCACGAGACGGGGATCGATTGGCGGGATCTTGCCGAATCGCAGATCGAACTGTTCCGCACCGATATGGCGGCGTTGCGGGTGCTTCCGCCGCGGGACTATATCGGAGCGGTTGAATCGATTCCGCTCGTCGTCGACGCAGTGCAAAAATTGTTGGACGACGGATTCGCCTATCGGGTCGACGGCGGCGACGTGTATTACCGCGTCGATAAGCCAATTACGCCGCCGTTCGGCACGGTCAGCGGTCTCGATGCCTCGAACATGCGCGAATTGTTCGCCGAGCGCGGCGGAGACCCGGAACGCGAGGGCAAGGAGAACCCGCTCGATGCACTCGTCTGGCGCACGGCGCGGCCCGACGAGCCGTCGTGGCCCGGTGGACGCCTGGGTGCCGGACGCCCGGGCTGGCATATCGAATGCGCCGCGATAGCCATGCATTATCTGGGTCCGACCGTCTCGGTGCAAGGCGGTGGTTCCGACTTGGTCTTCCCGCACCATGAAATGTGCGCCGCGCATGCCACGGCCCTGTCCGACAGGCCGTTCGCGGACAATTACGTCCATGCCGGAATGGTCGGCCTGGACGGCGAGAAGATGAGCAAATCGCTCGGCAATCTGGTCCTGGTGTCCTCGCTTCGAGCCGAGGGCGTCGATCCGGCAGCCATCAGGCTGCTCATCCTGGCCAACCATTACCGGACCGACTGGTCGTTCACTCGCGAAGGGCTGAAGGACGCCGAAGCACGTCTGGCACGGTGGAAAGACGCCGTCGACGGTCATTCATGCGGGCCTGCCGCGCCCACTGTGAGCCGGCTCCGCGAGCGGTTGGCCGACGATCTTGACACGCCGGCTGCGCTCGACGCGGTCGATCGGTGGGCCGCGTCCACCGGCGGGACTCCGGCCGATGGGCCCGCCATGTGCACGGCGGTCGATGCGTTGCTCGGTATCCGGCTCTAA
- a CDS encoding SCO1664 family protein: MDGPEKLELLADGTVTVLGRLLDSSNATMLAVVSAPEPLEPTPSGPQPPTVQAIYKPVSGERPLADFPPGTLAGREWAAYRLDVALGWDLVQPTVLRTDLPAGTGSLQLWLEADETTSVDVFEPTGVPDGWEPVIQAESEDGAPLVVAHRVDDRLRRLALFDIIANNADRKGSHILHAPGGRTIGIDHGLTFNADEKLRTILWGFAGLPLSADESDALKHLDAQWDAFAGELSAVLDDDEINAARARLAGVLSEGCFPAPPTSRYALPWPPL, from the coding sequence GTGGACGGCCCGGAAAAGCTTGAACTGCTTGCCGACGGAACCGTCACGGTGCTCGGACGTCTGCTCGATTCGTCCAACGCCACCATGCTGGCCGTCGTGTCCGCGCCCGAGCCGCTCGAACCGACGCCGTCGGGCCCGCAGCCGCCCACCGTTCAAGCCATTTACAAGCCCGTCTCGGGTGAACGCCCGCTGGCCGATTTCCCGCCGGGGACCCTGGCCGGTCGGGAATGGGCCGCCTACCGCTTGGACGTCGCACTCGGTTGGGATCTCGTGCAGCCGACCGTGCTGCGGACCGATCTGCCGGCCGGCACCGGAAGCCTGCAGCTGTGGCTGGAAGCCGACGAGACGACGTCCGTCGACGTTTTCGAACCGACCGGCGTGCCGGACGGTTGGGAACCCGTCATCCAAGCGGAATCGGAAGACGGAGCACCGCTCGTCGTGGCGCACCGGGTCGACGACAGGTTGCGACGATTGGCGTTGTTCGACATCATCGCCAACAACGCCGACCGCAAGGGAAGCCACATACTCCATGCCCCGGGCGGCCGCACCATCGGCATCGATCACGGGTTGACGTTCAACGCCGACGAAAAACTCCGAACGATCCTCTGGGGGTTCGCCGGGCTGCCGCTCAGTGCGGACGAGTCGGATGCGTTGAAGCACTTGGACGCCCAGTGGGACGCATTCGCCGGCGAGCTGTCCGCCGTCCTGGACGACGACGAAATCAACGCCGCGCGGGCACGGCTGGCCGGCGTCCTCTCCGAGGGATGCTTTCCCGCGCCGCCCACCTCCAGATACGCGCTGCCGTGGCCTCCGCTGTAG
- a CDS encoding DUF3090 domain-containing protein has protein sequence MPPIIYQHDHPDRFVAGTIGMPGERQFFLQAKSGRTVNSVALEKQQVQALAERIDELLDVVVRRAGGDSPVPAAAREADRDNAELDMPATAEFQVGTMSLAWDTEENTLVIECFPITETEEGEEEDTSELDRLRVVLDGAQGREFVRRSKEVVAAGRPDCPFCSRPLEPGGHICPRANGVKR, from the coding sequence ATGCCGCCGATCATCTACCAACACGATCACCCCGACCGATTCGTCGCCGGAACCATCGGGATGCCGGGGGAGCGCCAGTTCTTCCTGCAGGCCAAATCCGGGCGGACGGTGAACAGCGTCGCGCTGGAAAAGCAGCAAGTGCAGGCTCTCGCCGAACGGATCGATGAATTGCTGGACGTCGTCGTGCGCCGCGCGGGCGGCGACAGCCCCGTGCCGGCGGCGGCACGCGAAGCGGATCGCGACAACGCGGAACTGGACATGCCCGCCACCGCCGAATTCCAGGTAGGCACGATGAGCCTGGCCTGGGACACGGAAGAGAACACCCTTGTCATCGAGTGTTTTCCCATCACCGAGACCGAAGAAGGTGAAGAAGAAGACACCTCCGAACTCGACCGACTGCGCGTCGTACTGGACGGCGCCCAAGGGCGTGAATTCGTACGCCGGTCGAAGGAGGTCGTCGCCGCCGGACGACCGGACTGCCCGTTCTGCTCGCGTCCGCTGGAGCCCGGCGGACATATTTGTCCGCGTGCCAACGGCGTCAAGAGGTAG
- a CDS encoding MSMEG_4193 family putative phosphomutase, protein MATVLLIRHAESTANKAGELAGRTPGVDLTPDGAEQARRLGLRLRQVRPVRIVHSPLDRCVQTLRKIREAMDGAPMPDGLPDDALNEVDYGGWQGKKLADLAGQPEWKTIQNTPSAVRFPGGESIAEMSARAVAAVRGHDAEVEADAGNDAVWMVIAHGDIIKAVLADALGMPLDLFQRLVVSPCSLSAIRYTSDRPFLLALGAHADRLVRLPEADKAAEGVVGGGD, encoded by the coding sequence ATGGCTACAGTTCTCTTGATTCGGCACGCCGAATCAACCGCCAACAAGGCCGGAGAGCTCGCCGGCCGCACGCCGGGAGTCGATCTGACGCCGGACGGCGCCGAGCAGGCGCGCCGTCTCGGCTTGCGTCTTCGGCAGGTGCGTCCGGTGCGCATCGTGCATTCGCCGTTGGACCGGTGCGTGCAAACGCTCCGGAAGATCCGCGAGGCCATGGACGGCGCGCCGATGCCCGACGGCCTACCGGACGACGCCCTCAACGAAGTCGATTACGGCGGCTGGCAGGGCAAGAAGCTCGCCGATCTGGCCGGGCAGCCCGAGTGGAAGACCATCCAGAACACGCCCTCAGCCGTCAGATTCCCGGGCGGCGAATCGATCGCCGAGATGTCGGCGCGCGCCGTCGCGGCGGTTCGCGGGCACGATGCCGAGGTCGAAGCCGACGCCGGCAACGATGCCGTCTGGATGGTCATCGCCCACGGGGACATCATCAAGGCGGTGCTTGCCGACGCCCTCGGCATGCCGCTCGACTTGTTCCAACGCTTGGTGGTCAGCCCGTGCAGTCTTTCGGCGATCCGGTACACCTCCGACCGCCCGTTCCTGTTGGCGCTCGGCGCACATGCCGACCGGCTCGTCCGCCTGCCCGAAGCCGACAAGGCGGCCGAAGGAGTCGTGGGCGGCGGCGACTGA
- a CDS encoding LLM class F420-dependent oxidoreductase has protein sequence MKLALMLGITGPQDPAATLTAVHTCEKSGYSQVWAAEAYGYDAATTLAWLAAHTSTIDLGSAIFQIPGRTPAMTAMTAAGMQALSGNRFRLGLGVSGPQVSEGWHGVPFRAPLGRTREYVEVVKLALSGKPLEFNGRHHELPLGAPQAKAIRSAAHVDMPPIYLAAVGPKNLELTGEIADGWLAIFFAPEQAELSLSHIRAGRPDGLDGFDIVPTVPVALGDDVDECTDLIRAYTALYIGGMGSRDKNFYNDLAHRLGFGDEADAVQELYLAKRHRDAAAAVPAELIRQTSLVGPDDLVIERIRRYAEAGVTTLAVSPFGATPEAKMRDIAKMPELVAKALG, from the coding sequence GTGAAACTTGCGCTGATGCTCGGTATTACCGGCCCCCAGGATCCTGCCGCCACGTTGACTGCCGTCCACACGTGTGAAAAGAGCGGCTATTCGCAGGTGTGGGCCGCCGAAGCGTACGGCTATGACGCCGCGACGACGCTGGCGTGGTTGGCCGCTCACACGTCGACGATCGATCTCGGGTCGGCGATCTTCCAGATCCCCGGGCGCACTCCGGCCATGACCGCCATGACGGCGGCCGGAATGCAAGCGCTCAGCGGCAACCGGTTCCGGCTCGGCCTCGGCGTGTCGGGGCCGCAGGTCTCGGAAGGCTGGCACGGCGTGCCCTTCCGAGCGCCGCTCGGCCGCACGCGCGAATACGTCGAAGTCGTGAAGCTGGCGCTGTCCGGCAAGCCCCTGGAGTTCAACGGCCGGCATCATGAACTGCCGTTGGGCGCCCCGCAGGCAAAGGCGATCCGTTCGGCCGCGCACGTCGACATGCCACCCATTTATCTTGCCGCCGTCGGTCCGAAGAATTTGGAATTGACCGGTGAGATCGCCGACGGCTGGCTTGCCATCTTTTTTGCGCCCGAGCAGGCCGAGCTCTCGTTGTCGCATATTCGCGCCGGACGACCGGACGGTCTTGACGGGTTCGACATCGTACCGACGGTGCCTGTCGCGCTGGGCGACGACGTCGACGAATGCACTGACCTGATCCGTGCCTACACCGCCTTGTACATCGGCGGCATGGGCAGCCGGGACAAGAACTTCTACAACGACTTGGCCCACCGGCTCGGCTTCGGCGATGAAGCGGACGCCGTCCAGGAACTGTATTTGGCCAAGCGACACCGTGACGCTGCGGCAGCCGTCCCGGCGGAACTGATCCGGCAAACGAGTCTCGTCGGTCCGGACGACCTGGTCATCGAGCGGATCCGCCGCTATGCCGAAGCGGGGGTCACGACGCTTGCCGTGTCGCCGTTCGGTGCGACACCGGAGGCAAAAATGCGCGATATCGCCAAAATGCCCGAACTGGTGGCCAAGGCGCTCGGGTAG
- a CDS encoding aldo/keto reductase, translating into MQFNQLPGSGLRVSQIALGTLTWGRGVTAETAGDLLRAYRDFGGNMIDTSVSYPGMEILGELIGQAPDRDELTITCKSGVRIEDGAPVPDASRGHLMRGLDAALTTLGTDHVDVWLLEAWDPRTPLDETLAALETAQRSGRATYVGLANAAGWQLAVAASTSPVPLVATEVEYSLLQRQADYEVLPAADYLRLGVFASSPLGRGVLSGKYRHGKPRDSRAALSAWSAFTDDYRDERSGRIVEAVSAAASGLNISLTEVALGWLTRQETVTSMITGARTETQLKEVLGSADVEVPDEVLDALDDVSTG; encoded by the coding sequence GTGCAGTTCAATCAACTACCGGGAAGCGGCCTGCGAGTCTCCCAAATCGCGCTCGGCACCCTGACGTGGGGGCGCGGGGTCACCGCGGAGACCGCCGGAGACCTGCTTCGAGCGTATCGAGATTTCGGCGGGAACATGATTGACACGTCCGTGTCGTATCCCGGCATGGAGATCCTCGGCGAGCTGATCGGCCAAGCGCCCGACCGCGACGAACTGACGATTACGTGCAAGTCGGGCGTCCGGATCGAGGACGGCGCTCCCGTCCCGGACGCGTCCCGCGGACATTTGATGCGCGGGCTCGATGCCGCGCTGACCACGCTTGGCACCGATCACGTGGACGTGTGGCTACTGGAGGCGTGGGATCCGCGGACTCCGCTGGACGAGACGCTCGCCGCGTTGGAGACCGCGCAACGCAGCGGACGCGCCACCTATGTCGGCCTGGCCAATGCGGCGGGCTGGCAGTTGGCCGTGGCCGCGTCGACCAGCCCGGTCCCGCTGGTGGCAACCGAGGTGGAGTATTCGCTGCTGCAGCGACAGGCGGACTACGAGGTACTGCCGGCTGCCGACTATCTTCGACTGGGAGTGTTCGCGTCGTCGCCGCTGGGCCGGGGCGTCTTGAGCGGCAAGTATCGGCACGGCAAACCGCGCGATTCTCGAGCCGCGCTGAGTGCATGGTCGGCGTTCACCGACGACTATCGTGACGAGCGGAGCGGGCGCATCGTCGAGGCCGTCTCCGCCGCGGCTTCCGGATTGAACATTTCCTTGACCGAAGTGGCGCTGGGCTGGCTGACGCGTCAGGAAACCGTCACCTCGATGATTACGGGAGCGCGCACCGAGACGCAGTTGAAGGAAGTGCTGGGAAGCGCCGACGTCGAGGTTCCGGACGAGGTGCTGGACGCGCTGGACGACGTGTCGACAGGCTAA
- a CDS encoding DUF5703 family protein — translation MNVQLAPDDASYRHVAASLETERIRPNILCMARSSVRQYEYRIMTFGRETSRRESLQLLTEHAEYGHWELARTILGMGGRRTVWLRRKIIRMQPTL, via the coding sequence GTGAACGTGCAGTTGGCGCCCGACGACGCGTCGTATCGCCATGTGGCTGCCTCGCTCGAAACTGAGCGAATCCGTCCTAACATATTGTGCATGGCACGTTCCTCGGTCCGGCAGTATGAATACCGGATTATGACATTTGGCCGCGAGACCTCGCGTCGAGAAAGCCTGCAGCTCCTCACCGAGCATGCCGAATACGGACATTGGGAGCTGGCGCGCACAATTTTGGGTATGGGCGGACGGCGCACCGTATGGCTTCGCCGCAAAATTATCAGGATGCAACCGACCCTGTAG